A DNA window from Xanthomonas campestris pv. campestris str. ATCC 33913 contains the following coding sequences:
- a CDS encoding DUF4097 family beta strand repeat-containing protein, whose protein sequence is MRYATLSLLLLSAVCALPAAAQTAVKQTHPLARGGRVEIENIAGQVRVRGWDRDEVSLTGTLGPGQRLDVNESADRLQFEVIYPRSSRNGNGAQLELRVPRGAVLQAEVVSAGLDVDQIDLARLQLKSVSGEVVAAGRAKEARLESVSGDVRSTVATTRLNLSTVSGEIAAPSGASGQVSAESVSGDINLSTGQVAQLRAQSVSGTTELKVAGLAPGGSIAAESVSGEIALGVPRTVSAALNIEVFSGDIRAVAGRVERPEYGPGKSLKTTLGAGNGDIKLESHSGSVRVDYGN, encoded by the coding sequence ATGCGCTACGCCACCTTATCCCTGTTGTTGTTGAGCGCCGTCTGCGCACTGCCCGCCGCGGCCCAGACTGCGGTGAAGCAGACCCATCCACTGGCGCGCGGTGGGCGCGTGGAGATTGAAAACATCGCCGGGCAGGTACGCGTGCGTGGCTGGGACCGCGACGAGGTGTCGTTGACCGGCACGCTTGGGCCGGGCCAGCGGCTGGATGTCAATGAAAGTGCCGACCGGCTGCAGTTCGAGGTGATCTATCCGCGCAGCAGCCGTAACGGCAACGGGGCGCAGCTCGAACTGCGGGTGCCGCGCGGCGCGGTGTTGCAGGCAGAGGTGGTCAGCGCCGGTCTGGATGTGGATCAGATCGATCTGGCGCGGCTGCAGCTCAAGTCGGTCAGCGGCGAGGTGGTGGCCGCCGGGCGCGCCAAGGAAGCGCGTCTGGAGTCGGTCAGCGGCGATGTGCGCAGCACCGTGGCCACCACGCGTTTGAACCTGAGCACTGTCAGCGGCGAGATCGCGGCGCCAAGCGGTGCCAGTGGCCAGGTGAGTGCCGAGTCGGTGTCCGGCGATATCAACCTCAGCACCGGGCAGGTGGCGCAGCTGCGTGCGCAGAGCGTATCTGGCACAACCGAGCTCAAGGTGGCAGGCCTGGCGCCGGGCGGCAGTATCGCGGCGGAAAGTGTGAGCGGAGAGATCGCGCTGGGCGTGCCGCGCACGGTATCGGCGGCGTTGAACATAGAGGTCTTCAGCGGCGACATCCGCGCGGTGGCCGGGCGGGTCGAGCGGCCGGAGTACGGCCCAGGCAAGAGCCTGAAAACGACACTGGGCGCGGGCAATGGCGACATCAAACTGGAGTCGCATTCCGGCTCGGTGCGGGTCGATTACGGCAACTGA